Below is a window of Nocardia asteroides DNA.
CGACAGGTACGCGGCCGCGCGGCGGAGCACCTCGTTCTCCTGCTCCAACAGGCGGATCCGGCGACGAGAATCACGCAACTCGGCGGACTCGCTGCGCGTGGTCCCGGGCCTGTTGCCGTCGTCGACGTCGGCTTGGCGCATCCATTTCGACAACGTCATCGGACGGACGCCGATATCGGCCGCGATCCGGTCGAGTGTAACCCCGTCTCGCGGTTGCGGGCGACTCTGACCACGTCGTCGCGGGACTCGTGACGGCGGTTACGGCTACGACAGCACCGACTTCGCCACCATCCGGTACCGGATCGCCTCGCTGCGCGCGGACCGGCTGCTGTACGTCACCGACTCCTGCCAGGCCTTGCACTTCCAACTGATCTTCGAGGCCGCGCGCCGGGCGGGTTGGCTGACCGAAGCGATTCAGGTGGACCACGTTGCCTACGGGACGATTCTCGGGCCGGACGGCAAGCCGTTCAAGACTCGTGCGGGCGGCACGGTGCGGCTGATGGATCTCCGCGACGAGGCGGTCGCACGCGTCCGCGCCGTGGTCGCCGAGAAGAATCCGGACCTCGCGTCAGCCGAGCTCGAAACCATCGCCGAACAGGCCGGCATCGGTGCGGTGAAATACGCGGATCTGTCGACCTCCGGGTCGAGGACTACACCTTCGACCTTGTTCGAATGACGTCGCTCAACGGCAATACCGGCGTCTACCTGCAGTACGCCCATGCTCGGGTTTGCTCGATCCTCCGCAAGGCCGACACCACCACGCCAGTCGTAGTCGACGCAAATGTTCCGATGGAACCGGCCGAGCGTGAACTCGCGCTCGTCCTCGACGGGGTACGGGACAGTGCTGGACGAGGTAGCCGAGGCGCTGGAACCGCACCGACTGGCCGGATACCTCTCCGAGCTGGCCCGCGCCTATACGGCCTTCTACGATTCGTGCCCGGTGATCTCCGCTGAGGAGCCGATCCGTTCGAATCGAATCGCGCTGTGCCAGTAGACGGCTCGTACTCTCGAGCTGGGTTTGGGGCAGTTGGGAATCGCCGCACCGCAGCGGATGTGAGTTGTCGGCCGGACGCGCATCGTCGTGGATCTGCGTCTGGCCGACCTGCCCGGTACCGTCCAAGTCGAGATGGCTGATTGTCTATCTGGGCCGAACCTTGGTGAACACGCAGCCGCCCGAGATCTTGATGCCCTGTCCATCGTCGACCGTGAGGTAGCCAGGGCCGCTGAGATTGTCGTTCTCGATGATGTTGGATACTGCGCCGTTGGTGGGGTCACGTCGCAGCTCGTAGTAGCAGGAACTGGCGCCGTCGGTCTTGTAGGTGCCGGACTCGATGTCTGTGCCGGCGATGTAGATGCCTGCGGTGATCACCGTGCGAAGTTCGGTGATCGTGGCGGCCAGCCGAACCGCCTGAGCGTAGCTGGGAGATGTTCCGTAGTACTTGACCGATTTGACGATGAATTCCTTCGAGAGGTCGCGCGTGAATCCGGACTGGGTGAGAATGTCGCGAACGGACTCGTAGGTGCTGCGCCATTCCGCGTCGGAGATGCCTTCTGGAAATGCGCGGGCGGACGTCTTTGCCAGGTCGATCAGGGACTGGTCACTGTTGGACAGCATGTAGGTTCTGTTGCTTCGAAGGTCACGAATGAAGTCTGCGTCGCTCACCACCGCGGCCGTCGTCGGTGCCACGCTCATGGCCGTCGTGCTGGCCGGGCTCGTTGCCGTTCCGTCGGCGGACGAACAGGCGGCGACCGACATCGCTGTTGCTACCACTGTCAGGGCGGCGAGGACCGCATGCTTGGATCTGTGAGTTGTGAGGCGGGTGAAGGCCGTCGGACGCATGGAAATCTCCGTTGTTTGATGTGCCGAATTCGGCGTTGTGGGTCTGCGCGAGACCGTTTCTACTGGGCGGAAACGACTTAACCGACTCGGACCTTGACCCCACCTGAGAAGATCGAGTCGTGAAACTGCAGCACCGCGGGCACAGTCCCCGGCGGTACGTCGAACACAATGGCCGTGCTCACACCCAGACCCGGATTGAGCTCGATACTCCCGAAGTCGTCCGACAGCGCCGCATTGGCACCGAAGCTGCTGTCGAACTTTCGATTCTGCTCGTCGTAGAGGTACTGATTGGTGCCGTAGAAGGTGCGGGCTTCGT
It encodes the following:
- the argS gene encoding arginine--tRNA ligase domain-containing protein, with translation MASLRADRLLYVTDSCQALHFQLIFEAARRAGWLTEAIQVDHVAYGTILGPDGKPFKTRAGGTVRLMDLRDEAVARVRAVVAEKNPDLASAELETIAEQAGIGAVKYADLSTSGSRTTPSTLFE
- a CDS encoding DALR anticodon-binding domain-containing protein, which produces MNSRSSSTGYGTVLDEVAEALEPHRLAGYLSELARAYTAFYDSCPVISAEEPIRSNRIALCQ